One genomic region from Esox lucius isolate fEsoLuc1 chromosome 24, fEsoLuc1.pri, whole genome shotgun sequence encodes:
- the ecsit gene encoding evolutionarily conserved signaling intermediate in Toll pathway, mitochondrial: MNCARCLLRLQSPGILAASVRAAVRRTAQHQLSTVPSGITPHTTYSQTLRHFHGSTALSKSQAVPTDQEEKDKSLITYDDLFERVARETKTKATFNRVVDVFCNRDIRRRGHVEFIYAALKKMTEFGVEKDLTVYNKLLDVFPKEVFVPRNFIQRMFNHYPRQQECGVQLLEQMENYGVMPNMDTKVLIVQIFGEKGHPMRKFQRIMYWFPKFKNANPFPIPRQLPEDPVDLARLCLTRIANDLDSKVTVHQTPCSDITESGEEVTYPLIVGIQSPDQMELLARHNPERPVFVEGPFPLWLRKNCVYYYILRADPLPPDQKVELPYDPERSFYFPLQLDLDLDRDLGDDDSFDVDDVDEGPVFAMCMTSQGNQATLNQWISGLQENNPVLGLVPTLFRLEAGPAELLGVSDPDPGHGYRPGGAEETQTGAETEIVVEEEEVHPLSQRGKQ; encoded by the exons ATGAACTGTGCCCGCTGTCTTCTACGGCTCCAGAGTCCAGGGATCCTGGCCGCCTCTGTCAGAGCAGCTGTCCGTCGTACTGCCCAACATCAGCTATCCACAGTACCGTCTGGAATAACACCACACACTACCTATAGCCAG ACACTGAGGCATTTCCATGGCAGCACTGCACTGTCCAAGAGCCAGGCGGTTCCCACAGATCAGGAAGAGAAGGACAAGTCCTTGATCACATATGACGACCTGTTTGAGAGGGTGGCTAGAGAGACGAAGACTAAAGCCACGTTCAACAGGGTGGTGGATGTCTTCTGTAACAGGGACATACGCCGTCGGGGTCACGTAGAGTTCATCTACGCAGCCTTGAAGAAGATGACAGAGTTTGGGGTGGAGAAGGACCTCACAGTCTACAACAAgctgttggatgtttttcccaaGGAAGTGTTTGTGCCCAGGAACTTTATCCAGCGCATGTTCAACCACTACCCACGACAGCAGGAGTGTGGAGTGCAACTCCTGGAGCAAATGGAGAACTATG GTGTCATGCCCAACATGGACACCAAGGTTCTCATTGTCCAGATCTTTGGGGAGAAGGGGCATCCGATGAGGAAGTTCCAGCGCATTATGTACTGGTTCCCCAAGTTCAAGAACGCCAACCCCTTTCCCATCCCCAGGCAGCTTCCAGAGGACCCGGTGGACCTAGCCCGTCTCTGCCTGACCCGCATCGCTAACGACCTAGACTCCAAAGTCACGGTCCACCAGACGCCCTGTAGCGACATCACTGAGTCAGGAGAGGAAGTTACGTACCCGCTGATCGTAG GGATCCAGAGCCCGGACCAGATGGAGCTGCTGGCCAGACATAACCCCGAGCGGCCAGTGTTTGTGGAGGGCCCATTCCCTCTGTGGCTGAGGAAGAACTGTGTCTACTACTACATCCTCAGGGCAGACCCGCTGCCCCCCGACCAGAAG GTGGAGCTTCCGTATGACCCAGAGAGGAGTTTTTACTTCCCTCTGCAGCTGGACCTCGATCTAGACCGGGACTTGGGGGACGACGACAGTTTCGATGTGGACGACG TGGATGAAGGCCCGGTGTTCGCCATGTGCATGACCAGCCAGGGGAACCAAGCCACGCTGAACCAGTGGATCTCAGGCCTGCAGGAGAACAACCCCGTCCTGGGCCTCGTCCCCACCCTGTTCCGCCTGGAGGCTGGGCCCGCGGAGCTCCTGGGGGTGTCAGATCCCGATCCAGGACACGGGTACAGGCCGGGGGGGGCGGAGGAGACGCAGACGGGGGCAGAGACAGAAATtgttgtggaggaggaggaggtacaTCCCCTAAGCCAGAGGGGGAAGCAGTGA
- the si:dkey-28a3.2 gene encoding uncharacterized protein si:dkey-28a3.2, with product MPTTKGTGAPGSPRGQRYRPASEFDDATLAQKREYWRNKKREQRAKLSEVKRERSKAANRGSKSSGGNVVVNSVPFNSSGSCSMTRSAPPLLNSDGSYQNDVCGAPVVLLKGKGSAVSYHQNYTVGEGEQNSSSANQKERWFQRIKLNKVLPQFQTSGADQEKGAMVCQMVVKSSPTGDAVIGDVTSAKPNGVLLNCGSSASPGSVATRPSGSAPGKLQGGVTLLNGSSSVVSTEPHLATPGESTPDASTNAVHVQHRPLTANSATGTSQSTPNLIHKPGGRPRGMKVTPLVGKNSALAAAQGVRSINDTPASLETEEERAAKRRENWRIKKREQRAKQAASLKKASERIRSMDVSLQKAPQLPSMVVARPPSALTGQGQRQCVNRARAPFTSAGRLLKNARAVATVAVKRESEDSTLAKLAAVDANGPTVQLKLQNLQEANATMQTRIASNIIGYKPAGEPITSLPGPVPFANTSRGLVRCRTPRQRFIETQRNLLGQRNMRKFPCHAAAFTAHSAPQDDPMETPEQLAARKREYWRVKKREQRAKLSVEVRAKMKERDGLLRRVKRYQSILEDMRKARVAGCNTLSQPPGNRPTHTSASETIGGFIKEDGTLTNKIPQIDLTTEVKDTGGMRVNNSFANTHHQHQLLPNVPGDASSNVLLSHPIRVNPPPLIRPAQVKVSCPPIGLSLAKPPRLVSIKPRTDFRAAPNSHPVIQPQSHITLTHPQNTQNPFPGVPKAMPHSASCVMKMAVKTSNVSTVLNLDPKLTEEERMAKKREYWRVKKREQRAARANRLRQGAQARGNAASQKRRNQRLARLSTASPNVNNSVNNMPTIKPLSNTSVSVPPQGHNIKQERDSTSVDPPCPLQELECVDVKPPPPPPPPPPEPQLSEPADLALSADSQATTLLAVASMKKLLEESLSTVADCKTEQPDCMAEQLPCKTEPQAYPSEEAHVQMEVKPNLPLLTLGDEEKVSLSADLSLEVKGWQVDADSLPPCQVAFHPLSPNPKYSPLSNGTETPCFPAPAHEPQSHSPVHSHAAASGEPLLPYPRRAQRLRDKKTGHHHCCSPEPPKLHHHAPQQQQQQQPPPRQQDQYQLLQHQQTTRQQQQHHHAPAAADHSVTLQKREYWRIMKRQQRARKARQGGGGLRQGDYSRRLALKAAQAPSLFIVKTQTQRPGQKSGSFSLQAPPLLSPQPSPLLRPISPPASGPQETHCAVPNVPSLLVVSPTRSDTGHRSDALQLRPLVNYAAISRSPTGHTDSPQTSHGFSTVSLPVEEEVDGPPLGEGKNGGLLLVESQPEAVPGSSPDSPRVRKWRLQVQETADADTSPIATLSPPPNPLTSIKLLPIHPPSQASSFTPTQAPFIRHSAEICQSGSDQNVQSSSTQGLVKSPIYVSSMGPPKPVPGESEEETLRKKREYWRVKKKEQRARKAMRDRELTEKRASVNWRPILPTGQTDLLHGMDTQEQDPDHWLNTAEDSELLLSTSTETDMGYFPDSSHMEPLEDESELLHPDDGTGDGYNAPFSDTVWRNRYLMDYDPLNQLLVCMVCGDLQYSHSLEGVRAHIEDAHPDTLSLDAPEHHRILEAWDEQVSRRERFFTSQLQQHSGAMGVDSASLPAEVEVMVDTEEAAYAANSKSSKAKPTRRL from the exons ATGCCAACCACGAAGGGAACCGGTGCGCCTGGCAGCCCACGTGGGCAGCGTTACCGACCAGCCTCAGAGTTTGACGATGCCACACTTGCCCAGAAGAGAGAGTACTGGAGGAACAAAAAACGAGAGCAACGGGCCAAGCTGTCAGAGGTCAAGAGGGAGAGGTCAAAAGCAGCAAACAGAGGGAGTAAATCCTCGGGCGGCAATGTAGTTGTTAACTCAGTGCCATTCAATTCCAGTGGCTCTTGTTCAATGACAAGGTCTGCTCCCCCATTGTTGAATAGCGATGGTTCCTACCAAAATGATGTTTGTGGTGCACCAGTAGTCTTACTGAAAGGAAAGGGTTCTGCTGTCTCCTATCATCAGAACTATACTGTTGGAGAGGGTGAGCAAAACTCTTCCTCAGCAAACCAAAAGGAGAGGTGGTTTCAGAGGATAAAACTCAACAAAGTTTTACCACAGTTCCAAACGTCTGGCGCAGATCAAGAGAAAGGTGCAATGGTGTGCCAGATGGTCGTAAAAAGTTCGCCAACGGGGGACGCCGTGATCGGAGACGTTACCTCAGCCAAACCCAATGGAGTGCTGCTAAACTGCGGCTCCTCTGCATCTCCGGGAAGCGTGGCGACGAGACCCTCTGGTTCGGCACCTGGCAAGCTGCAGGGCGGAGTGACTCTCCTCAATGGCAGCTCCTCTGTAGTGTCAACGGAGCCGCATCTGGCAACCCCAGGTGAATCAACACCCGATGCGTCAACTAATGCAGTGCATGTGCAGCACAGGCCGCTGACCGCTAATTCTGCCACAGGGACTAGCCAGTCTACCCCTAACCTTATTCACAAACCAGGGGGTAGGCCTAGAGGGATGAAAGTAACACCGCTAGTTGGGAAAAATAGTGCCTTGGCAGCGGCACAAGGGGTTAGAAGCATCAACGACACACCAGCCTCTCtggagactgaggaggagagagcTGCCAAGCGCAGGGAGAATTGGCGCATCAAGAAGAGGGAACAGAGAGCGAAGCAGGCGGCTAGCTTAAAGAAGGCCAGTGAGAGGATCAGGAGCATGGATGTGTCGTTGCAGAAAGCACCGCAGTTACCCAGCATGGTCGTGGCACGTCCCCCTTCTGCTTTGACCGGACAGGGCCAGAGGCAATGCGTCAATAGGGCCAGGGCCCCGTTCACCTCAGCCGGACGCCTGCTGAAGAATGCCAGAGCCGTGGCAACCGTTGCGGTCAAAAGGGAATCTGAGGATTCGACCCTGGCAAAGCTAGCAGCAGTTGACGCTAATGGACCAACTGTACAGCTTAAACTACAAAATCTGCAGGAGGCTAACGCGACGATGCAGACTCGTATTGCATCTAATATAATTGGTTATAAACCAGCAGGGGAACCAATCACAAGCCTCCCGGGTCCGGTGCCGTTTGCAAACACTAGCCGAGGGTTGGTCCGTTGTAGAACTCCGAGGCAGAGGTTCATTGAAACCCAAAGAAATTTACTGGGTCAGAGGAACATGAGAAAGTTCCCGTGTCACGCCGCAGCCTTCACAGCCCACAGTGCACCCCAAGATGACCCAATGGAGACGCCCGAGCAGTTGGCGGCCAGGAAGCGGGAGTACTGGCGTGTCAAGAAGCGGGAACAGCGTGCCAAGCTGTCAGTGGAAGTAAGGGCTAAGATGAAGGAGAGGGATGGTCTGCTACGAAGAGTCAAGCGTTACCAGAGCATACTGGAGGATATGAGGAAGGCCAGAGTGGCGGGCTGCAACACGCTGTCACAACCGCCAGGAAATAGGCCTACCCATACTAGCGCCTCAGAGACCATAGGAGGTTTCATCAAGGAAGACGGTACATTGACCAATAAAATTCCCCAAATTGATCTCACTACAGAAGTGAAAGACACCGGAGGAATGCGCGTTAATAATTCATTCGCCAACACGCACCACCAACATCAGCTGCTTCCCAATGTACCTGGGGATGCCTCTAGCAATGTGTTGTTGAGTCACCCAATACGAGTTAACCCGCCACCTTTAATCCGTCCCGCTCAGGTCAAAGTCTCCTGTCCTCCGATCGGCCTGTCACTTGCCAAACCTCCCAGGTTAGTATCAATAAAACCAAGGACTGATTTCCGTGCCGCTCCAAATTCACACCCAGTTATCCAGCCCCAGAGTCATATTACCCTCACACACCCTCAAAACACTCAAAACCCCTTTCCTGGTGTGCCTAAAGCAATGCCACATTCAGCTAGCTGCGTCATGAAGATGGCCGTCAAAACCTCTAACGTCTCCACTGTGCTGAACTTGGACCCGAAGCTAACAGAGGAGGAAAGGATGGCTAAGAAGAGGGAGTACTGGAGGGTGAAGAAACGAGAGCAGAGGGCAGCCCGCGCCAATCGGCTACGGCAAGGAGCTCAAGCCAGGGGAAATGCTGCCTCGCAGAAGAGGCGAAACCAGAGGTTAGCGCGATTATCTACGGCCAGTCCCAATGTCAACAACTCTGTGAATAACATGCCGACTATCAAGCCTCTTTCAAATACCAGCGTGTCCGTGCCTCCGCAGGGACACAATATCAAACAAGAGAGAGACTCGACCTCAGTAGACCCACCATGTCCTCTGCAGGAACTGGAATGTGTAGACGTCAAACCGCCGCCGCCACCACCGCCGCCGCCACCTGAGCCACAACTGAGTGAGCCGGCAGACCTGGCGTTGAGTGCCGACAGCCAGGCTACCACTCTCCTGGCGGTGGCCTCTATGAAGAAGCTCCTGGAGGAATCGCTGAGCACCGTGGCCGACTGTAAAACAGAGCAGCCCGACTGCATGGCGGAACAGCTGCCTTGTAAAACAGAGCCTCAAGCCTACCCTTCTGAGGAGGCGCATGTCCAAATGGAGGTCAAGCCAAATCTACCTCTGCTCACCCTGGGAGACGAGGAGAAGGTTTCCCTATCTGCTGATCTGTCATTGGAGGTCAAAGGGTGGCAGGTGGATGCTGACTCCCTCCCGCCATGTCAGGTGGCATTTCATCCACTGAGCCCCAACCCAAAATACTCTCCCCTGTCCAATGGCACTGAGACCCCCTGTTTCCCGGCCCCTGCTCACGAGCCCCAGTCTCATTCACCCGTACACTCCCACGCGGCGGCCTCTGGAGAACCTCTCCTCCCATACCCTCGCAGAGCCCAGAGGCTGCGTGATAAGAAAACCGGTCACCACCATTGCTGCTCTCCAGAACCCCCCAAGTTACACCACCATGctccacaacaacaacaacaacaacaaccaccacctCGTCAACAAGACCAGTATCAACTGCTACAACATCAACAGACAACCCGGCAGCAACAGCAGCATCACCACGCCCCGGCGGCAGCAGACCACAGTGTGACTCTGCAGAAGAGGGAGTACTGGAGGATAATGAAGAGGCAGCAGAGAGCCAGGAAGGCCCggcagggaggaggggggctCAGGCAGGGGGACTACAGTAGACGACTGGCCCTCAAAGCAGCACAG gccCCAAGCCTCTTCATCGtcaagacacagacacagaggccCGGGCAGAAAAGTGGGAGCTTCAGTCTTCAAGCACCGCCGTTGCTCAGTCCACAGCCTTCCCCGCTTCTCCGGCCCATTTCCCCTCCTGCCTCTGGACCCCAGGAAACCCACTGCGCAGTCCCCAACGTCCCGTCCCTTCTGGTCGTGAGCCCCACCCGCTCCGACACGGGACATCGCTCCGATGCACTGCAGCTCAGACCTCTGGTTAACTACGCCGCCATCTCGCGTTCGCCAACTGGTCACACGGATTCCCCGCAGACATCGCATGGCTTTAGTACCGTGTCCCTGCCTGTAGAAGAGGAGGTTGACGGCCCTCCATTGGGCGAGGGGAAGAACGGCGGGCTGCTGTTAGTGGAGAGCCAACCGGAGGCTGTCCCGGGATCCAGCCCTGATTCGCCGCGCGTTAGAAAATGGCGACTGCAAGTACAGGAAACCGCAGACGCCGACACATCGCCTATAGCCACTCTCAGTCCACCGCCCAACCCTCTGACCAGCATCAAGCTGttacccatccatccacccagtCAGGCGTCTTCTTTCACACCAACGCAGGCTCCTTTCATCCGTCACAGTGCTGAGATTTGCCAAAGTGGGAGTGATCAAAATGTGCAGTCTTCTTCAACACAGGGGCTAGTCAAAAGTCCCATCTACGTGAGCTCCATGGGTCCGCCCAAGCCGGTGCCGGGAGAATCGGAAGAGGAGACCCTGAGGAAGAAACGGGAGTACTGGAGGGTGAAGAAGAAGGAGCAGAGGGCCAGGAAGGCCATGAGGGACAGGGAGCTGACGGAGAAAAGGGCGTCGGTCAACTGGAGGCCCATCCTCCCCACCGGTCAGACGGACCTGCTGCACGGGATGGACACACAG GAACAGGATCCTGACCATTGGCTTAATACAGCAGAGGACTCTGAACTTCTTCTAAG TACttccacagagacagacatgggcTACTTCCCTGACTCAAGCCATATGGAACCTTTAGAAG acgaATCAGAGCTTCTTCACCCGGACGACGGCACCGGTGACGGCTACAACGCCCCGTTCTCGGACACCGTCTGGAGGAACCGCTACCTCATGGACTACGACCCGCTGAACCAGCTGCTGGTGTGCATGGTGTGTGGGGACCTCCAGTACTCCCACAGCCTGGAGGGAGTGCGGGCCCACATCGAAGACGCCCACCCGGACACGCTGAGCCTGGACGCTCCCGAGCACCACCGCATCCTGGAGGCCTGGGACGAGCAGGTGTCCAGGAGGGAGCGCTTCTTCACCAGCCAGCTGCAGCAGCACAGCGGTGCGATGGGAG TGGACAGTGCCAGCCTCCCAGCCGAAGTGGAAGTCATGGTTGACACGGAGGAAGCGGCGTACGCGGCGAACAGCAAGAGCTCCAAAGCCAAACCCACGAGGAGACTGTGA